The nucleotide window CCACCATTCTATTTTTACGGGATGCGATTTACGACCCCAGAAAACCCCTCGGCAACAAATGCCAATGCAGCGTCAGTAACTTTAAACCGAAGTCAGACAAGCcggtttcttttttgaaaccCACTTGGAAAGCCCAATTGAATTTTCTCCCCAAATCAGCTGACCCCGCCAATAGTTAGTGCACAGTTTCATTACCTTCTTATCTATCGTCACCCCCACAGTTTTACAGCCTTGTTCAGCATAacggtaattttttttccccctttacgATATTTTTTGGGGTGATACAATTTGCACCACCTGGATCGAATGCGTGCACCGTCCCGACCGCAGAAAACCACTCGCCAACTAATGGCCCACGCAACGCCAGTAGCCCCTAAAGCAAAATTAGGCAAGCCTAGCTTTTTCAACACACTCGGGAAGTCTATCTTGACCACTTTCTCTCCGAAATCAGCGGAACGACGCCAGCCCGTCGTTGACGACGACTGTTACTCAGACGACGACTATTACGAAGACGAGAACGACTACCTTGTCGAGCCTAAACCTCTGCCCGGAAATTTCTCGTTCGAAGAAACCCGTGCAGCATTTTTAAGTAAAGGAAAAGGTTTACATAGCCCGTCCAATCCAATCCGAAACTTGATCGGGGAAACGTCCAGTCAGCGTCAAGACGATAGGGCCCACGCCGTCAGCAAATCCCTACCTAGGACACCGGTCACCCATACTCGCCTTTATCCCGAATTAAACGCTGACGTGGAAGACGTCGAACTTCGCACCGAAGAGGCACCTGAGCAGTCGGGTCCGGGTCTAACGGTGCGGAAAAATCGCAACATCCGAGTAAAGGGCCAGCCGCCGACCCGAGTCAGTGAACGTAATCGAAACAAAGCTTTCCAGCCCCTTGTGCCAGAAACGATTAAACCTGTCGAGTCCACTCTGATTGACGACATCTATCTCAAACTCGAAAGCGATCCCGAGTCAGCAGAAGAGAACGACGATTTCAGCAGCGTGAAGTCTCATAACGATTTAGAAGTCGAGCAAGACCTTGAACGCACCAGAGAACGTGTCGAGGAAGAtttaagagagaaagagaaagtaGAAACGCCGGCCGACGACCAGTCACTCCCACCCCTTAAATATTCTTCGACGCCTATTAGCAGATATCAGAATTATTATACAGACCAATCACAACAAACGACAGAGAAACTAGCTCCTACTAATCAAGCAGGAACACAGACGATCCCCCCTTCAACCCGATTGGTGGGAACGCAGACGCCTCACCCGTGCACTcgacaagtaaaaactcaaacGACCCTTCCCCCCTTCGAAAAACACCAGCCGTCCTCgtcaaaacaaatagaaacaaagTTCACACCGTACAAAagcgtaaatttcaaattgaccCCTTCTCAGCAAACGATCGACACGAACCCACCTAGACCAACGATGGCGCATCCAAACCCATATGAGACTTTGTACAAATGTCTGCGGGAGACAGGGGCGTCAAGAGAAGAAGCCGCAGCAGGAGCGAAAGCCGCCTTGGCATTGACAAAAACAGCTTGTGGCGCGAGCGAGTTCCGCGCGGTAGATATAGTCGAAAAAGAGGTCAACTACTCCACTGCTACGAACCAGAGCTATTACAATAGTCAAAAGTTATTGCAgaaccagcaacaacaaacgaTAGCGTTATTAGCTCAGGTACCCGCTTTCAATGGAATGGGGTCAACCAAATTTGAGGACTGGATACAACATTTTGAAAGGGTAGTCGACACTGCTGATTTTgaagaagggagaaaaataaaacttttagGCTCAAAGCTTTTTTGGGTCTGCAGGGGACTGTATTACAACCTTCCAGCTAAACTATCCAAGGGAAGCAAAATCATTCGTTAAGGTTAAACAGAATCTCCATGAACGCTTCCACGGAGGGGATAACAGAAAAATGTACTTTACAGAGTTTAAAAATTGCATCCGTAATTCTGGGGAATCTATCAGGGACTACGCTTGCCGGTTACAGAAGCTTTACTCGTTTGCCTACCCAACGGAAGTAGGAAAGACAATTGATGCAGATGTCCTCAAATTAAGAGAGACTATGTTAATGGATGGCTTTCTGGGAGGGTTAAAATCCAACCTACGCGAAAGAATGAGTTTTAAAGACTATAGGAACTTAAA belongs to Daphnia magna isolate NIES linkage group LG1, ASM2063170v1.1, whole genome shotgun sequence and includes:
- the LOC123471010 gene encoding uncharacterized protein LOC123471010 yields the protein MAHATPVAPKAKLGKPSFFNTLGKSILTTFSPKSAERRQPVVDDDCYSDDDYYEDENDYLVEPKPLPGNFSFEETRAAFLSKGKGLHSPSNPIRNLIGETSSQRQDDRAHAVSKSLPRTPVTHTRLYPELNADVEDVELRTEEAPEQSGPGLTVRKNRNIRVKGQPPTRVSERNRNKAFQPLVPETIKPVESTLIDDIYLKLESDPESAEENDDFSSVKSHNDLEVEQDLERTRERVEEDLREKEKQISELLYRPITTNDRETSSY